One stretch of Solanum stenotomum isolate F172 unplaced genomic scaffold, ASM1918654v1 scaffold32644, whole genome shotgun sequence DNA includes these proteins:
- the LOC125852151 gene encoding cysteine proteinase RD21A-like, which translates to MITLSEQELVDCDTMYNDGCNGGLMDYAFQFIISNGGIDTESHYPYKGIDHKCDLVRKNAKVVSIDDYEDVPANEKALEKAVAHQPISVAIEASGRAFQLYSSGIFTGKCGTQLDHGVVVVGYGTENGVDYWIVRNSWGTNWGEDGYIKMEKNIEATNSGKCGIAMEASYPIKNAINKITMGEEGIIRST; encoded by the exons ATGATCACCTTATCTGAGCAAGAATTAGTAGATTGTGACACAATGTATAATGATGGTTGCAATGGTGGCCTTATGGATTATGCTTTTCAATTTATCATATCCAATGGTGGTATTGACACTGAATCTCACTATCCTTACAAGGGCATCGACCACAAATGTGATCTTGTTCGG AAGAATGCAAAGGTTGTGAGCATAGATGATTATGAAGACGTGCCAGCAAATGAAAAGGCACTTGAGAAGGCTGTAGCGCATCAACCTATTAGCGTAGCCATTGAAGCTTCAGGCAGGGCTTTTCAGCTTTACTCCTCG GGCATATTTACTGGAAAATGCGGAACGCAATTGGACCACGGTGTGGTGGTGGTTGGCTATGGCACAGAAAACGGAGTGGACTATTGGATTGTGAGGAACTCATGGGGCACTAATTGGGGGGAAGATGGCTACATCAAAATGGAGAAGAATATAGAAGCCACAAATTCTGGCAAATGTGGAATTGCAATGGAGGCGTCTTATCCAATTAAGAATGCCATAAACAAAATTACTATGGGAGAAGAGGGGATTATAAGAAGTACCTAA